Proteins found in one Triticum aestivum cultivar Chinese Spring chromosome 4D, IWGSC CS RefSeq v2.1, whole genome shotgun sequence genomic segment:
- the LOC123099168 gene encoding protein ARABIDILLO 1 isoform X2: MTRRLRRRAARDGPAAHPHPHPHPLDWTALPDDATLHLFARLGYRDRAALAATCRAWRALAASPCLWAALHLRRLDPAAAATLAPRCAPHLRSLRLASRVAAEAAPFLRAAGLRSLRLSGCRDLTDAALAVLAARHGGLAELHIGPDPLDRISSDALRSVALCCPRLRCLRLSGLREVAADALADLARHCPLLHDLAFIDCLVLDEPALAGLTSLRFLSVAGCQNIKWATASASWAQLPSLTALDVSRTDVSPGAVSRLISHSTTLRLICALNCASLEEEEAHSPAAFANSRGKLVLTINRTISKYIAADAAPLCPDTAVKDTVVFDECRSSSGKRNGVSQLITWLEWILSQSLLRIPESNPHGMNQFWLDQGAALLLTLLKSSQEDVQERAATTLATFAVIDDENTNVDPARSEAVMLEGGIPMLLDLARCSRESLQSEAAKAIANLSVNPKVAKAVADQGGIAILTNMAKSVNRLVAEEAAGGLWNLSVGEEHKVAIAAAGGVKALVDLIFRWPAGTGVLERAAGALANLAADDKCSLEVATAGGIHALVTLARSCKVEGVLEQAARALANLAAHGDNNNNNAAVGQEPGALEALVQLTHSPSEGVRQEAAGALWNLSFDDRNRESIASAGGVQALVSLCQECLNASDGLQERAAGALWGLSVSEANSIAIGREGGVPPLIALAQSEVEDVHETAAGALWNLAFYSCNSLRIVEEGGVPVLVHLCSSSHSKMARFMAALTLAYMFDGRMDEVALVGTSSQGSSKIVKFEGARRLAFKHIEAFVLTFSDPQMFSTAASSSGAAALSQVADALFIQEAGHLRCSRAEIARFVDTLRNPSSVLRACAAFALLQFTMPAGRHAVHHAALLQKAGASRVLRWAAAAATAPIEAKIFARIVLRNLELHQAGPSS, from the exons atgacgcgccgcctgcgccgccgcgccgccagggACGGCCCGGCGGCGCATCCGCATCCGCACCCGCACCCGCTCGACTGGACCGCGCTCCCGGACGACGCCACGCTGCACCTCTTCGCGCGCCTCGGCTACCGCgaccgcgccgccctcgccgccaccTGCCGCGCCTGGCGGGCGCTGGCCGCCTCGCCCTGCCTCTGGGCCGCGCTCCACCTCCGCCGCCTCGACCCGGCCGCCGCGGCCACCCTCGCCCCGCGCTGCGCGCCCCACCTGCGCAGCCTCCGCCTCGCCAGCCGCGTCGCCGCCGAGGCCGCCCCCTTCCTCCGCGCCGCGGGGCTCCGCTCGCTCCGCCTCTCcggctgccgcgacctcaccgacgccgcgCTCGCCGTCCTCGCCGCGCGCCACGGGGGCCTCGCCGAGCTCCACATCGGCCCCGACCCGCTCGACCGCATCTCCAGCGACGCCCTCCGCAGCGTCGCCCTCTGCTGCCCGCGCCTCCGCTGCCTCCGCCTCTCCGGCCTCCGCGAGGTCGCCGCCGACGCCCTCGCCGACCTCGCGCGCCACTGCCCGCTCCTCCACGATCTCGCCTTCATCGACTGCCTCGTCCTCGacgagcccgccctcgccggcctCACCTCCCTCCGCTTCCTCTCCGTCGCCGGCTGCCAGAACATCAAGTGGGCCACCGCCTCCGCATCCTGGGCGCAGCTCCCCTCCCTCACCGCCCTAGATGTGTCCCGCACCGATGTCTCCCCCGGCGCCGTCTCCCGCCTCATCTCACACTCCACGACCCTCAGGCTCATATGCGCCCTTAACTGTGCCTCCCTAGAGGAGGAAGAGGCGCACAGCCCGGCCGCCTTCGCCAACTCCAGGGGCAAGCTCGTGCTCACCATCAACCGCACCATCTCTAAATACATCGCTGCAGACGCTGCCCCGCTGTGTCCAGACACGGCTGTCAAGGACACTGTGGTGTTCGATGAGTGTCGCTCTTCGAGTGGCAAGCGCAATGGGGTGTCTCAGCTCATTACATGGCTCGAATGGATCCTGTCGCAGTCCCTCCTGCGAATTCCAGAGAGCAACCCACATGGCATGAACCAGTTTTGGCTGGACCAGggcgcggcgctgctgctaacccTGCTCAAGAGCTCCCAGGAGGATGTGCAGGAGCGGGCGGCCACCACGCTCGCAACATTCGCGGTTATCGATGATGAGAACACCAATGTGGACCCTGCAAGGTCTGAGGCTGTGATGCTCGAAGGGGGCATACCGATGCTGTTGGATCTCGCAAGGTGCTCCAGGGAGAGTCTGCAGTCTGAAGCTGCAAAG GCAATCGCCAACTTATCCGTGAATCCAAAGGTTGCGAAAGCAGTTGCAGATCAGGGAGGTATTGCCATACTCACTAACATGGCAAAGTCGGTAAACCGTCTGGTTGCTGAAGAGGCTGCTGGGGGGCTGTGGAATCTGTCAGTGGGAGAAGAACACAAG GTGGCTATCGCAGCGGCTGGTGGGGTAAAAGCTTTGGTTGATCTTATATTTCGATGGCCTGCAGGAACTGGAGTGCTT GAACGTGCTGCTGGTGCACTTGCAAATCTTGCTGCGGATGACAAATGTAGCTTGGAGGTTGCAACGGCTGGTGGCATCCATGCCTTGGTTACGCTTGCTCGCTCCTGCAAAGTTGAAGGGGTCTTAGAGCAG GCTGCACGAGCTTTAGCTAATTTAGCCGCACATGgagacaacaacaacaataatgcTGCTGTTGGCCAGGAACCAGGTGCTCTTGAAGCTTTGGTGCAGCTAACACATTCTCCCAGTGAAGGCGTCAG ACAAGAAGCTGCTGGCGCTTTGTGGAACTTGTCATTTGATGATAGAAATCGGGAATCCATAGCTTCTGCTGGGGGTGTTCAAGCTCTG GTCTCACTCTGTCAAGAATGTTTAAATGCTTCGGACGGTCTTCAGGAGAGAGCTGCGGGTGCTCTGTGGGGACTATCTGTTTCAGAAGCTAACAG CATTGCTATTGGAAGGGAAGGTGGGGTTCCACCTCTAATTGCGTTGGCACAGTCGGAGGTTGAA GATGTTCATGAGACTGCAGCTGGTGCACTGTGGAATCTTGCTTTCTATTCTTGTAATTCTCTCCGCATAGTTGAAGAAGGCGGTGTACCTGTCCTAGTGCATTTGTGCTCATCATCACACTCAAAAATGGCTCGGTTCATGGCTGCACTAACCCTTGCTTATATGTTTGATGGAAG AATGGATGAGGTAGCACTGGTTGGGACATCCTCACAGGGTAGTTCCAAAATTGTAAAATTTGAGGGAGCAAGAAGGTTGGCATTTAAGCATATAGAAGCCTTTGTGTTGACCTTTTCAGATCCACAAATGTTTTCTACGGCTGCTTCATCCTCAGGCGCAGCAGCCTTATCTCAGGTTGCTGACGCACTTTTTATACAAGAAGCTGGACATCTTAGATGCAG CCGAGCTGAGATTGCTAGATTTGTCGACACGCTTCGGAATCCCTCATCTGTTCTTCGTGCTTGTGCAGCTTTTGCTCTGCTTCAG TTCACTATGCCGGCGGGTCGACATGCTGTGCACCATGCAGCCCTACTTCAGAAAGCCGGGGCATCCCGGGTCTTACGGTGGGCAGCAGCCGCGGCAACAGCTCCCATCGAAGCGAAAATCTTCGCACGGATCGTCCTTCGGAATTTGGAGCTCCACCAAGCAGGGCCTTCATCATAG
- the LOC123099169 gene encoding palmitoyl-protein thioesterase 1 isoform X2, with the protein MKELRGGYNIVGLSQGNLIGRAVLQYCDDGPPVKNFISLAGPHAGTASVPLCGSGIFCVIADALIKLEIYSEYVQAHLAPSGYIKIPTDMDDYLKGCRFLPKLNNEIPGERNATYKERFSSLENLVLIMFENDIVVIPRETSWFGYYPDGAFEPVLPPQQTKLYQEDWIGLKALDEAGRVKFVSVPGGHLGISNSDMRKHIVPYLKDKPSVSASLAATWHAVGEALGLMGNDVGVLLQSST; encoded by the exons ATGAAAGAGCTAAGAGGCGGCTATAACATCGTTGGCCTATCTCAG GGGAACTTGATTGGTCGGGCGGTACTCCAGTATTGTGATGATGGACCGCCG GTCAAGAATTTCATCTCACTCGCGGGGCCTCATGCTGGTACCGCTTCCGTGCCGCTTTGTGGT TCTGGTATTTTCTGTGTTATTGCTGATGCCCTGATTAAATTGGAGATCTACTCGGAGTACGTACAG GCACATCTTGCACCAAGTGGTTACATCAAAATCCCAACG GATATGGATGATTATCTGAAGGGTTGCAGGTTTCTTCCCAAACTTAACAATGAGATACCAGGTGAAAGAAATGCTACCTACAAGGAAAGGTTCAGCAGCTTAGAGAATTTAGTATTGATCATG TTTGAGAATGATATCGTCGTCATACCCCGGGAAACTTCGTGGTTTGGTTATTATCCTGATGGAGCCTTTGAGCCAGTCCTGCCTCCTCAGCAG ACAAAGTTGTATCAAGAAGACTGGATTGGTCTGAAGGCCCTGGACGAGGCCGGGCGAGTCAAGTTCGTGTCGGTGCCAGGAGGCCACCTGGGCATCTCCAACAGTGACATGAGGAAACACATTGTGCCTTACTTGAAGGACAAACCATCTGTTTCCGCTTCACTCGCCGCCACCTGGCACGCCGTCGGGGAAGCGCTCGGGCTGATGGGGAACGATGTCGGTGTCCTCCTTCAGTCCTCGACATGA
- the LOC123099168 gene encoding protein ARABIDILLO 1 isoform X1, protein MTRRLRRRAARDGPAAHPHPHPHPLDWTALPDDATLHLFARLGYRDRAALAATCRAWRALAASPCLWAALHLRRLDPAAAATLAPRCAPHLRSLRLASRVAAEAAPFLRAAGLRSLRLSGCRDLTDAALAVLAARHGGLAELHIGPDPLDRISSDALRSVALCCPRLRCLRLSGLREVAADALADLARHCPLLHDLAFIDCLVLDEPALAGLTSLRFLSVAGCQNIKWATASASWAQLPSLTALDVSRTDVSPGAVSRLISHSTTLRLICALNCASLEEEEAHSPAAFANSRGKLVLTINRTISKYIAADAAPLCPDTAVKDTVVFDECRSSSGKRNGVSQLITWLEWILSQSLLRIPESNPHGMNQFWLDQGAALLLTLLKSSQEDVQERAATTLATFAVIDDENTNVDPARSEAVMLEGGIPMLLDLARCSRESLQSEAAKAIANLSVNPKVAKAVADQGGIAILTNMAKSVNRLVAEEAAGGLWNLSVGEEHKVVAIAAAGGVKALVDLIFRWPAGTGVLERAAGALANLAADDKCSLEVATAGGIHALVTLARSCKVEGVLEQAARALANLAAHGDNNNNNAAVGQEPGALEALVQLTHSPSEGVRQEAAGALWNLSFDDRNRESIASAGGVQALVSLCQECLNASDGLQERAAGALWGLSVSEANSIAIGREGGVPPLIALAQSEVEDVHETAAGALWNLAFYSCNSLRIVEEGGVPVLVHLCSSSHSKMARFMAALTLAYMFDGRMDEVALVGTSSQGSSKIVKFEGARRLAFKHIEAFVLTFSDPQMFSTAASSSGAAALSQVADALFIQEAGHLRCSRAEIARFVDTLRNPSSVLRACAAFALLQFTMPAGRHAVHHAALLQKAGASRVLRWAAAAATAPIEAKIFARIVLRNLELHQAGPSS, encoded by the exons atgacgcgccgcctgcgccgccgcgccgccagggACGGCCCGGCGGCGCATCCGCATCCGCACCCGCACCCGCTCGACTGGACCGCGCTCCCGGACGACGCCACGCTGCACCTCTTCGCGCGCCTCGGCTACCGCgaccgcgccgccctcgccgccaccTGCCGCGCCTGGCGGGCGCTGGCCGCCTCGCCCTGCCTCTGGGCCGCGCTCCACCTCCGCCGCCTCGACCCGGCCGCCGCGGCCACCCTCGCCCCGCGCTGCGCGCCCCACCTGCGCAGCCTCCGCCTCGCCAGCCGCGTCGCCGCCGAGGCCGCCCCCTTCCTCCGCGCCGCGGGGCTCCGCTCGCTCCGCCTCTCcggctgccgcgacctcaccgacgccgcgCTCGCCGTCCTCGCCGCGCGCCACGGGGGCCTCGCCGAGCTCCACATCGGCCCCGACCCGCTCGACCGCATCTCCAGCGACGCCCTCCGCAGCGTCGCCCTCTGCTGCCCGCGCCTCCGCTGCCTCCGCCTCTCCGGCCTCCGCGAGGTCGCCGCCGACGCCCTCGCCGACCTCGCGCGCCACTGCCCGCTCCTCCACGATCTCGCCTTCATCGACTGCCTCGTCCTCGacgagcccgccctcgccggcctCACCTCCCTCCGCTTCCTCTCCGTCGCCGGCTGCCAGAACATCAAGTGGGCCACCGCCTCCGCATCCTGGGCGCAGCTCCCCTCCCTCACCGCCCTAGATGTGTCCCGCACCGATGTCTCCCCCGGCGCCGTCTCCCGCCTCATCTCACACTCCACGACCCTCAGGCTCATATGCGCCCTTAACTGTGCCTCCCTAGAGGAGGAAGAGGCGCACAGCCCGGCCGCCTTCGCCAACTCCAGGGGCAAGCTCGTGCTCACCATCAACCGCACCATCTCTAAATACATCGCTGCAGACGCTGCCCCGCTGTGTCCAGACACGGCTGTCAAGGACACTGTGGTGTTCGATGAGTGTCGCTCTTCGAGTGGCAAGCGCAATGGGGTGTCTCAGCTCATTACATGGCTCGAATGGATCCTGTCGCAGTCCCTCCTGCGAATTCCAGAGAGCAACCCACATGGCATGAACCAGTTTTGGCTGGACCAGggcgcggcgctgctgctaacccTGCTCAAGAGCTCCCAGGAGGATGTGCAGGAGCGGGCGGCCACCACGCTCGCAACATTCGCGGTTATCGATGATGAGAACACCAATGTGGACCCTGCAAGGTCTGAGGCTGTGATGCTCGAAGGGGGCATACCGATGCTGTTGGATCTCGCAAGGTGCTCCAGGGAGAGTCTGCAGTCTGAAGCTGCAAAG GCAATCGCCAACTTATCCGTGAATCCAAAGGTTGCGAAAGCAGTTGCAGATCAGGGAGGTATTGCCATACTCACTAACATGGCAAAGTCGGTAAACCGTCTGGTTGCTGAAGAGGCTGCTGGGGGGCTGTGGAATCTGTCAGTGGGAGAAGAACACAAGGTT GTGGCTATCGCAGCGGCTGGTGGGGTAAAAGCTTTGGTTGATCTTATATTTCGATGGCCTGCAGGAACTGGAGTGCTT GAACGTGCTGCTGGTGCACTTGCAAATCTTGCTGCGGATGACAAATGTAGCTTGGAGGTTGCAACGGCTGGTGGCATCCATGCCTTGGTTACGCTTGCTCGCTCCTGCAAAGTTGAAGGGGTCTTAGAGCAG GCTGCACGAGCTTTAGCTAATTTAGCCGCACATGgagacaacaacaacaataatgcTGCTGTTGGCCAGGAACCAGGTGCTCTTGAAGCTTTGGTGCAGCTAACACATTCTCCCAGTGAAGGCGTCAG ACAAGAAGCTGCTGGCGCTTTGTGGAACTTGTCATTTGATGATAGAAATCGGGAATCCATAGCTTCTGCTGGGGGTGTTCAAGCTCTG GTCTCACTCTGTCAAGAATGTTTAAATGCTTCGGACGGTCTTCAGGAGAGAGCTGCGGGTGCTCTGTGGGGACTATCTGTTTCAGAAGCTAACAG CATTGCTATTGGAAGGGAAGGTGGGGTTCCACCTCTAATTGCGTTGGCACAGTCGGAGGTTGAA GATGTTCATGAGACTGCAGCTGGTGCACTGTGGAATCTTGCTTTCTATTCTTGTAATTCTCTCCGCATAGTTGAAGAAGGCGGTGTACCTGTCCTAGTGCATTTGTGCTCATCATCACACTCAAAAATGGCTCGGTTCATGGCTGCACTAACCCTTGCTTATATGTTTGATGGAAG AATGGATGAGGTAGCACTGGTTGGGACATCCTCACAGGGTAGTTCCAAAATTGTAAAATTTGAGGGAGCAAGAAGGTTGGCATTTAAGCATATAGAAGCCTTTGTGTTGACCTTTTCAGATCCACAAATGTTTTCTACGGCTGCTTCATCCTCAGGCGCAGCAGCCTTATCTCAGGTTGCTGACGCACTTTTTATACAAGAAGCTGGACATCTTAGATGCAG CCGAGCTGAGATTGCTAGATTTGTCGACACGCTTCGGAATCCCTCATCTGTTCTTCGTGCTTGTGCAGCTTTTGCTCTGCTTCAG TTCACTATGCCGGCGGGTCGACATGCTGTGCACCATGCAGCCCTACTTCAGAAAGCCGGGGCATCCCGGGTCTTACGGTGGGCAGCAGCCGCGGCAACAGCTCCCATCGAAGCGAAAATCTTCGCACGGATCGTCCTTCGGAATTTGGAGCTCCACCAAGCAGGGCCTTCATCATAG